The nucleotide sequence CCAAATATATAAATGGTTGCAGATTACCCCCGAAGAAACGCTAACCGATATTCAGAGAGCAGCACGTTTCTACTATCTCCAAAAGCAGGCGTTTAGCGGTAAGGTTGCTGAACATACTTTCGGTACTTCCACCACCAGCCCACCGCGATTTAATTTACTCAGAATAGAAGAAGAGCTATCAATGGCTCACCTACGACTAGCAAGAACGATCATTGAAAATATGAACTGGACACAATGCGTCCAACGGTACGACAGGCCACATACGCTGTTTTACTGTGATCCGCCGTATTGGGGTACCGAAGGATATGGCATAGATTTCGGACTTGAGAACTATGATCTATTAGCAGAACTAGCACATACCATCCGAGGGGAAATGGTAATTTCGGTGAACGATATTCCAGAAATGCGTAAGGCATTCAAAGGATTGAAAATGCAAGTAGTCAATATCGGTTACAACTTGAAAGTTACGGGGAAAGCTAAACAGAGTAAAGAGCTGATTATTTGTAATTTCTAATAACCGAGAATGGCAAGGCAATATATTTGCTTTGCCATTTTTTACCTTTAACCTAAGCCAATAGAACGGGATACAAACTGTAAACCTATTCCGAGAGTTTGGCTAATTAAAGACCTTAATGCTTCTTTACTTTCAGTCTTCAGTGTTTCCTTAATACGATCACCTAATGGGGTTTCTAAGCTGTCAGGGATTACTTTAAGAACTTCTAAACCTTCAGCCGTTAATACGGCTCTATGACAACCTTCAGAGCTCATAGTCCCTGCCAAATAACCATTCGTTATGAGCCAATCCACTGTATCCAGAAAAAATCTATGATCTTCTACTGTAGTACAAAGTTCGTCAGAGTATGTTCCATCAGAATATTGAAGGGGTTCACCGATTACCTCTATAGATAAAAGATCTATCTTTAAAGGAAATGACTCATATAGTTTCCCAAATATAATACCTACAATTTCATTAAACTTTTCTATGTTTGTAGTAGACATAAATATCCTATTTGTTTCTAAAGTTTCAATTTCAATGTTCCACCAGGTACATTCTGTTGATCTAAACAAACAGATTGGCAAGCTGATTTAGATATGGATAAAACTGTTTCGTTATCCTCTATATCAAGAAAACAATTATTTCCATGAGCCATATAATCATTAGACAGTTTGGCATTTTCATCAATATGAAATTTGATAGTTGTGCGTGAAGGATAACTGTTTTCGTAAACTGTGATGTCAGTAAATTGATCAGAGTATTTATCCAATCCTGGGCACATTTCCCTAATAGTTGGCAATAATTTTTGGACTAACGGATTATCTGTTTTGACTATAAATTTCAATGTAGAAATAGTAGATGTATCTGTTATTTCCTGTGTATTCATTTCACCACAACCAAATATCAGAAATACGAAAATTATCGTAACTGAACCGTGTAACGTCAACATAGATGTTATCCCCAAAGTGAAATGATAAATAATAAATCTACAATTGATGTTTCCGTAATATAGATACTATAACGAAAAAACACCCCCCCATCCCCAGTGCAGCTCCTGCCTGCCATTCTTCTGGACCAAACTTAAAAAGTAAAAGAAATATAGCTCCTATACAAAAAACAGCAACAATCAATATCAACGCAAATCGTAGATCTATTTCCTGATTTCTACGTTGTTGTTCCGCATCTTCAAACTCAGCTTCACAATGTCGGCAATATTGTCGACCTGGTGTCAAATATCGCTGTTCACAATATGGGCATGGCTCTGGGCCATTATAATTATACTCATGATAATCATTAGCCGCGACCCGATTGTTATCCCCGTTAATTTTCAAATGAGACCTCCATTGCAACTACATTTTTACCACAACTACTTTTTATGCTCGTTATAGTCCCTACCTGCAATTCGGTTTCCATTACCTGTTATTTTTTGCTTTGTTGAACTAACGTTCGAGAGTCCTGACTGTAAGGCCGCTACTGCAGCAACCTTAAGAGCTAATGGTGCTTGTCTATAGTATTGAACCAACTCAGATTCATCTGGAGATAATACAACATTGGAGGAGGATGTACCTGTAAGAATAAACTGAACATTCGCTCCAGCCAATGCAAATGCAACCCATACATCACCACCAGGAACGGCTACACCACGTTCGTATTTGCTCCACATCTCACGTGATACACCACACATTTGAGCCGCCTCATCTTGTTTTAAAGACAGGCGTTTTCTTTCTTTTTTTAGACGAGCCGCACAAAGAGAATCAAAGTTCACAAATCCACCATTGACAAAGAGAATAAAAGTTCACATAATTTGGCATATATCAAAACACTATCATTGCACGACTGGAGATAAAACAATGACACCGGAGAAAATCAAACAGCGCTTTCAGCAAGACGGTATCACAGTTACTCAATGGGCAAACGAGAACGGTTATTCGCGCGAGGCTGTATACCGCGTTCTTAATGGGCAATCCAAAGCTAATTACGGAAAAGCCCATGAGATAGCCGTAAAACTTGGCCTAAAAACTCCAAATATAGGCTAACTATTTTATCACTCTATGTAACAGATTATCACATATTGAAAAGGGAGAATGTGACATGCGCAAAATTAACGTTTCCAGTTCTGGTACGCGCATATTACGAGTTCTTAAGGCTCTACGTGGTCATTCCTTGTCTGGGATGAGTAATGGTGAATTAGCGGAATTACTGGAGGAATCTCCTACAAATATTAATCGTGCACTAAATACATTAATAGAAGAAGGGCTGGCGCAAAAACTGGGTAGCGGCAGATATGCACCCGGTATGCAATTACTGCAAATAGCACAATCGTTCTCTAATGAAATGGCTAACACCCAAGCCAAAATTACAGAAATGAATCAGCGCGTTTTGGCTGGTAGCAGAAATTAATTAACAAGAGATTCATACAATGGCACGCTCAAAAAATACAACATCAGTAAAACTGGCCGAAGATGTTCAACTTGCCGACGATCTACAGGTCAATCTCAACGCTATGACAACACACCGCCTGCAAATCATGGAACAGTTTGGTGATGGTTTGCCGTATGAACGTGATCGCATCGTCCATGAAACCCGTTTCTACATGGCTCAGAGTG is from Photorhabdus laumondii subsp. laumondii and encodes:
- a CDS encoding helix-turn-helix domain-containing protein, which translates into the protein MNFDSLCAARLKKERKRLSLKQDEAAQMCGVSREMWSKYERGVAVPGGDVWVAFALAGANVQFILTGTSSSNVVLSPDESELVQYYRQAPLALKVAAVAALQSGLSNVSSTKQKITGNGNRIAGRDYNEHKK
- a CDS encoding DNA adenine methylase; the protein is MKEQSLPIVPWIGGKRRLAKHILPLFPEHTCYVEPFCGAAALYFLKVPSKCEVINDLNGELVNLYRVIKHHLEEFVRQFKWALVSRQIYKWLQITPEETLTDIQRAARFYYLQKQAFSGKVAEHTFGTSTTSPPRFNLLRIEEELSMAHLRLARTIIENMNWTQCVQRYDRPHTLFYCDPPYWGTEGYGIDFGLENYDLLAELAHTIRGEMVISVNDIPEMRKAFKGLKMQVVNIGYNLKVTGKAKQSKELIICNF
- a CDS encoding DNA-binding protein, producing the protein MTPEKIKQRFQQDGITVTQWANENGYSREAVYRVLNGQSKANYGKAHEIAVKLGLKTPNIG
- a CDS encoding prepilin peptidase yields the protein MKINGDNNRVAANDYHEYNYNGPEPCPYCEQRYLTPGRQYCRHCEAEFEDAEQQRRNQEIDLRFALILIVAVFCIGAIFLLLFKFGPEEWQAGAALGMGGCFFVIVSILRKHQL
- a CDS encoding helix-turn-helix domain-containing protein, which produces MRKINVSSSGTRILRVLKALRGHSLSGMSNGELAELLEESPTNINRALNTLIEEGLAQKLGSGRYAPGMQLLQIAQSFSNEMANTQAKITEMNQRVLAGSRN